A window of the Dictyostelium discoideum AX4 chromosome 4 chromosome, whole genome shotgun sequence genome harbors these coding sequences:
- a CDS encoding hypothetical protein (Similar to Mus musculus (Mouse). tenascin C) produces the protein MKFGTFFLFLFLFISISSCELPLKEKQAIDTLLQIYGLNLINGDYCGSPQYFVCNFENTTITEISLSGNEINKTIFPDGVIGNFSFINKVKLSNSNISNAFFSELQTTRNFQFDNCFIPKFPTFLPYVQVLYMNDVFFNGNINYSSFSAIGNFTLIYSSGDLMTDYQLIDDSPLYFVISNIKIVLNNIIDFQYSLQKIEIYLGKYFNNSDSFRNMSFTGGPIFISDLYYNKPIEITNLIGQSVILNFANVQFSLPDNSYMDFTFHLVSSLIFTNCSGLTNSNGDLMIKIGSVKTLTITNSKLKKIPPFSFYKTLSSLDISKNNIIGQIPELYEPMNASQIIGINLSGNKISGELNQNHCYHNLNISNNQLTGKLPMCFICQLNDPLLRYRINGNNFENYISNSENNFPICSGISFIGDALIEVGTTNSFINGTNLGWESIYYSIPGQILSDPLGLFFSVEIPNKVLRISDPKKLFPIDKAIVNFAIPNINVTMHFKYSEPKVYAITVYPYYNLGYLFLINGASFPSQNSTSSRVSVKFDNFDCEPTIVAGIVIECIVYKSQLAEKIYTVSITNEQTRKTGFSKYKFERVYPFVYAYSSPTKIGGVVTFFGSYGSVFTNATIKIGKGTCEIININSTVITCNLAGANSIGPSPANVSITINQVNWFVNDYFIYNEDNICPGTPECSGNGICFSGYCACSNGYSGIKCDKIFTGDIEVKKNDTLTEMIKNGYSFGFSIRDIREIDFDGKTVRQHNFTSWTLTPDSTIMKWTYVNKFENSIISYTVEQITGAPKNYTFAGEQFTLQPGSLKLSANISNWEYLGSLNTLQLQIHSSVKAQQENECEQKSEIQSNGNGVSLNYITIQKDKNVFSGRFIDKVVSDGRPTFSKVSISEQTEDSITVSISLPYCKECLIDPDFSVMINPNPIFNPCDNDQPSNLKWIIPVSVILGLLGLFAIFVIVFFLARDRIYISKKGGIILLKKQKKTST, from the exons tgaattacctttaaaagaaa aGCAAGCAATAGATACTTTATTACAAATATatggtttaaatttaataaacggTGATTATTGTGGTTCACCCCAATATTTTGTGTGTAATTTTGAAAACACAACGATTACAGAAAt TTCATTAAGtggtaatgaaattaataaaactattttcCCAGATGGAGTAATTggtaattttagttttataaataaagtaaaattatcaaattcaaatatctCAAATGCTTTTTTTAGTGAATTACAAACCACaagaaattttcaatttgataattgttttattccAAAATTTCCAACATTCCTCCCCTATGTCCAAGTATTATATATGAATGatgtattttttaatggtaatataaattattcatcattttcagCTATCGGtaattt tacatTGATTTATTCTTCAGGTGATTTAATGACagattatcaattgattgatgATTCACCActttattttgttatttcaaacattaaaatcgtattaaataatattatagaTTTTCAGTATTCACttcaaaaaat agaaatttatttaggaaaatattttaataatagtgatagtTTTAGAAATATGAGCTTCACTGGTGGCCCAATTTTCATTAGTGATTTGTACTATAATAAACCTATcgaaattacaaatttaattggtcaaagtgtaatattaaattttgctAATGTCCAGTTTAGTTTACCGGATAATAGCTACATGGATTTTACTTTCCATTTGGTTAGTTCTtt AATTTTTACTAATTGCTCAGGattaacaaattcaaatggtgatttaatgataaaaataggAAGTGTTAAAActtt aacaATAACCAATtcgaaattaaaaaagatacctccattttcattttataaaacTTTATCTTCATTGGAtattagtaaaaataatattataggTCAGATACCTGAATTATATGAACCAATGAATGCATCACAAATAATTGGTATTAATTTAAGtggaaataaaataagtggtgaattaaatcaaaatcattgttatcacaatttaaatatatccAATAACCAATTAACAGGTAAACTTCCAATGTGTTTTATATGTCAATTAAATGATCCACTATTAAGATATAGAATAAAtggaaataattttgaaaattatattagtaatagtgaaaataattttccaaTTTGTTCAGGCATATCATTTATTGGGGATGCTTTGATAGAAGTTGGAACAActaattcatttattaatggAACTAATTTAGGATGGGAATCTATATATTATAGTATTCCAGGACAAATATTAAGTGATCCATTgggattatttttttcagtGGAGATTccaaataaagttttaagaATTTCAGAtccaaaaaaattattcccAATTGATAAAGCAATTGTGAATTTCGCAATTCCAAATATAAATGTTACAATGCATTTTAAATACTCTGAACCAAAAGTATATGCTATTACAGTGTATCCATATTATAATCttggttatttatttttaattaatggtgCTTCATTTCCATCCCAAAATAGCACTTCCTCAAGAGTTTCTGTAAAATTTGACAATTTTGATTGTGAACCAACAATAGTTGCCGGTATTGTTATTGAATGTATTGTATATAAATCTCAGTTAGCTGAAAAAATCTATACAGTATCGATAACCAATGAACAAACTAGAAAAACTGGTTTttctaaatataaatttgaaagaGTTTATCCTTTTGTTTATGCATATAGCTCACCAACGAaaattggtggtgttgtaACATTTTTTGGAAGTTATGGGTCAGTCTTTACCAATGCAACtattaaaattggaaaaGGTACATGtgaaattatcaatataaaCTCAACAGTAATTACATGTAACCTAGCAGGAGCTAATTCAATTGGTCCAAGTCCTGCAAATGTTAGTATAACAATTAATCAAGTTAATTGGTTTGtaaatgattatttcatttataatGAAGATAATATATGTCCAGGAACACCAGAATGTAGTGGCAATGGTATTTGTTTTAGTGGTTATTGTGCATGTTCAAATGGTTATTCTGGTATTAAATGTGATAAAA tttttacAGGCGATATAGAGGTTAAAAAGAATGATACTTTAACAGAAATGATAAAGAATGGTTATTCATTTGGTTTTTCAATTAGAGATATTAGAGAAATTGATTTCGATGGTAAAACAGTTAGACAACATAATTTCACAAGTTGGACATTAACACCAGATTCAACGATTATGAAATGGACTtatgtaaataaatttgaaaattcaatcatttcaTATACAGTAGAACAAATTACAGGTGCACCAAAGAATTATACATTTGCAGGTGAACAATTTACACTTCAACCTggttctttaaaattatcagcAAACATTTCAAATTGGGAATATTTAGGATCACTAAATACTCTACAACTTCAAATTCATTCTTCAGTTAAAGCTCAACAAGAGAATGAATGTGAACAAAAATCtgaaattcaatcaaatggtaatggtgtatcattaaattatattactattcaaaaagataaaaatgtATTCAGTGGTAGATTCATAGATAAGGTGGTTTCAGATGGTAGACCTACCTTTTCAAAAGTTTCAATCTCTGAACAAACTGAAGATTCAATCACAGTTTCAATATCATTACCTTATTGTAAAGAATGTTTAATTGATCCTGATTTCTCTGTAATGATCAATCCAAATCCAATATTTAATCCATGTGACAATGATCAACCTTCTAATTTAAAATGGATTATACCTGTTAGTGTAATATTAGGTTTGTTAGGTTTGTTTGCTATTTTTGTAATAGTTTTCTTTTTAGCACGTGATCGTATTTATATCTCTAAAAAAGGtggaattattttattaaaaaaacaaaaaaaaacatcaacataa
- the ctsB gene encoding cathepsin B precursor, translating to MRVLLSLVVILFIINSAFAVKINIGRPTKSHKTIHHETWVEEQTDQFDNIKVGQLLGFKRSPNRPKLQIKSYDPLGVQIPTSFNAQTNWPNCTTISQIQNQARCGSCWAFGATESATDRLCIHNNENVQLSFMDMVTCDETDNGCEGGDAFSAWNWLRKQGAVSEECLPYTIPTCPPAQQPCLNFVNTPSCTKECQSNSSLIYSQDKHKMAKIYSFDSDEAIMQEIVTNGPVEACFTVFEDFLAYKSGVYVHTTGKDLGGHCVKLVGFGTLNGVDYYAANNQWTTSWGDNGTFLIKRGDCGISDDVVAGLP from the exons atgagagtattattatcattagttgtaattttattcattataaATTCAGCCTTTGCTGTAAAGATTAATATTGGTCGTCCAACCAAATCACATAAAACTATCCATCACGAAACTTGGGTAGAAGAACAAACTGATCAATTCGATAATATTAAAGTTGGCCAATTATTAGGTTTCAAGAGAAGTCCAAACAGACCAAAACTTCAAATTAAATCTTATGATCCATTAGGAGTTCAAATTCCAACTTCTTTCAATGCTCAAACCAACTGGCCAAATTGTACTACCATTAGTCAGATTCAAAATCAAGCAAGATGTGGTTCTTG ttGGGCTTTTGGTGCTACAGAATCAGCTACTGATCGTTTATGTATTcacaataatgaaaatgttcAATTAAGTTTTATGGATATGGTTACTTGTGATGAAACTGATAACGGTTGTGAAGGTGGTGATGCCTTCTCTGCATGGAATTGGTTAAGAAAGCAAGGTGCTGTATCAGAAGAATGTCTTCCATATACAATTCCAACTTGTCCACCAGCTCAACAACCATGTTTAAATTTTGTCAACACTCCATCATGTACTAAAGAGTGTCAATCAAATTCCTCTTTAATTTATTCTCAAGACAAACATAAAATGGCTAAAATTTATTCTTTCGACTCTGATGAAGCAATCATGCAAGAAATTGTTACTAATGGTCCAGTCGAAGCTTGTTTCACTGTCTTTGAAGATTTCCTTGCTTACAAATCTGGTGTTTACGTCCACACAACTGGTAAAGATTTAGGTGGTCACTGTGTTAAACTCGTTGGTTTCGGTACCTTAAATGGTGTTGATTACTATGCCGCTAACAACCAATGGACAACTTCATGGGGTGATAATGGAACTTTCTTAATCAAACGTGGTGATTGCGGTATCTCTGATGACGTTGTTGCTGGTTTaccataa